Within Homo sapiens chromosome 2, GRCh38.p14 Primary Assembly, the genomic segment CTCTAATAAAATAGTGgggaaaatgaaatgtattttgttCTGGTCCTCTTCCCATTCCATTCACTCCCCTACTTAATGGTAATCTCCTCCCTAACCCTCACTCCAGACATCTGGTACCATCCTCCCTATCAAGTCCAACTTTGAGAGGATCTAGAACCAATCACTGCAATTGTGTTGAAATTTTGATGCAACATGGCAGAAGGAAATGAACAATAGATTAGAAGTCATAAGTTATGAGCTTAAATTTCAAGGATCACTTATGTTTCCTGTAACCTTGGACAACTCATCTACCTCtttgacctcagtttccccatgtgtaaGATGGGCATAAAGATGACTGTCCTGCCTATTTACTTCACAGTTGAATATAGAGTTCAGATGAGATAAGAGACAGCATTTTATAGCCCTGTGAATGTAAGCCATAGATACTAAATTAAGCCAATGTGTTTCCCATATTGCATTTTGggcttcattttctttggaaatcTAAGCATTAACTGAGCTGGTGGGAGGGTCCTTTTAAGGTCAGGGTTCTTTGATGCTGGGAGCCACACCTTAGAGGTGGTTACCACCCCACCTATGCAGAGGGTTGACCTCATTACTAAATATGGTAATTGACCCGTTTATAATAGGTGTAAACGgcaagagttgtttttttttgtaaccaAGCTTCCCCACCACCCACTGCCATTCTCATGGAAGTTCAAGCAACTTTCAATTTTCCTGAAGTCGGCTGTTTCACAAGATTCACAGATTATCTGTGGGAAATCTTTTAGCTCTCAGTACCTTGCTCACAAGCAGCAGATAAGTACCTTCTCACCTCCAATCTCACTCTTCATGTTGCCTGTTGTTAAGCAGGAGCTGTGAGGGAAAGAGGTTTGAGGTTAGTGCTTCCTGTCTCCACACCTTTAGCTGGTTTAGCTGCTAGGAAAGGCTTTGAAAAGCAAAGCACTAAATTCACCTTCAAAACAACTTGTCAATTCAGTTAGAGAAATGTCAGTCAGACCAATCTTTTGATAACGTAAGCAAAGAAAATGGATGGGTTGACAATGTTTCTTTTAACCTAGTAGGTTTGACCTAGGTAGACCTTACCTGAACACTCACAAGAAGTAAAATCAAATATTCACAGGGAAAGGGCTGGGTCTCCTGATACCCAAGTAGCCTAAGAAGAATGCCTTCCACTCCTAGCATGAactggaaagcaaaaagaaatcaaacacaAGTTAGGACGAGGGAGCTACATATTTGGGTTTCTTCTGAGTCTAGATATGTCCTTACATTTGTAATATGTCCTTACATTATTTGAAGTACTGTGGATTTTCAGAAACTCAGAGACCGAAAATACATATCAAAGCCAAATGTCATCTGATATTCTGATTATCAGCTACTTTGATTTCTCCATGTTTTTACTTCATAGAGCAAGGGGTGTGCATTTTTACACATGccccattttaaaagaaaataagagaaatcagAATTATTGTGTTTACTCAAAGTCACAATGATCACACATATTCAGTATCACTTAGAGTCACTGGTTATCTTTTTCTAGCACCAAAAGTAAATTTCTCTCATTTACTGTCTTGCAAAGCATATAGAGATTTTGAGGTCCTGTGAGATAGTTTCCTATTTAGGCTTCTCTGAATTATTGACATGAACCAAGGTGGGACCAAATGCTATGAGGATATAAATATTGAGAAACGAGATTTTATCAGCCAACCTTGAACTCAGCTTGAACTCTAAACTAGGAGGCTGTTAGCTACATGTTAACACATAGTAAGCAAACGATTTCAAGCACAGTATCTGTGTTTGAGagccagctaatttaaaaatgatcTATGTTGACAAAGAAGAGGGAGGAAAGTAAACATGAGCAATAAATTGGATGGCTTTTCCTCAAATGGCCTTATCGAAAACAaatagttttcaagctcttttccAGCAAAATCTTAGCACTTTTCTGCATAAAAGCCTTCAGTAGATCTTCATCACCTTCAGAAGAGAGCCCAAGCTCTCTAATGGAGTGAACTATGCTTGCTCTGACAATCTTGTCTTTTGTAACTCATGGCCCAGCAAAAAGAAGGTAGCTGTAATTCCCCAAGTCGGCCACACTCTTACCCTCCTCATCTCCCTTGCCCAGActactctttttctctctttgtcttatCCTCCCCACAGTCCCCTAACTCACCCCAGCCCAAACACACactctcccacctcaccccagtCCCCAACACAAAGACACGTCTTAGCCAGGCTAACTTTTACTTAGTAAAAGTTGGTCAAATCCATGTATGCATACTCCTTCAGGACTCAGGTCAGCCGTCATCTCCTGAGATCCTTAGCTGGTTTCCCTGTTGCCCCCGGAAGTTTTGTGCAGATCACTGTGTCACTATGTTTAAAGTAGGGtctatttatatctttcttcCCCATCAGATCATGAGCTGCCGTAGGACGGGAATTGAGTGGCATTCATTTTTGGGAAATCAATTCTTCTCTCCCATGTGCATCTTAGGAACATGTCACACCCTGAGTTAGACAGGACATATTCAGCAAACCACTGGACTCTAGATGCCAcagcttttcttccttcctctctctcccttccctctctccacctCACTGTGTGTGCTGGGAGAGGGAGTCAAACTGGGGAGCCATCTGGGGTTTCTCTCCAGCCCACCCACACTCCCTTTTTTTGTCTCCACAAAGAAGTCCTATTCTCATtcccatctttttctttaaatcagcTCACAAAGGCAGATCAGGAAGAATTTGAATGTGCATTAAAACAGAATCCAAATAATTAGCAATAGAAACACAATTCCCAGGGCGGTGAGCAAGCAGAATACAAATGCCTAACCTGCACTCACTCTCTGAAAAGGAGGAGAGATGCAGGCATTGCTTGCTGGAGTTGGTTGCTCTTCCAATTAGAACTGACCTAATGACTCCTTCTaagtaaaaaaaggaaacaaacaaaataaatcaaaaacaaaaaaacaaattggaTGTTTGTATTAAGACAGGTCGAACTTTTTGATtctttgcatgtttatttttcagtGCTTTTGCAAAATATTTGTGGAACAAATAATAGGTGAAGTTAAAGTTGTTGACACAGGTTTCCAAAAAGGATTTAATGAGATGGTAGTCAAACCTAGCTGCTGATAACAACAATACAGCCGAATCACCATCTTTCACTCCACAATTATTTTATGAGAGTCTATTAGTCATACTGTGTTATGTAAAGAAGCATAACATGTGGTCCTTTCTGTCAAGAGACTTGGAAACCAGGGGCCTAAGGGAAATGCACATGAATCCAAAGCTAAGCAAATTGAAGCATGTGAAACAAGAGTTGTTTAAAAGGTAGAACTCAAATGTCAAGTGAGCGATACAGATAGTAATCATTTTGAGACCTGAGAAGGGAGTGGTGCTCTGTGCCAAGGAGTTAGTAGACAAGGCATGGAGGTAGGAATGCTCACAGTCTGTTCTTGGGATGTTGGCTTAAATGGTCTAATTAGGAGGGCTTCGGTTTGAGGAAATGAGGTTGGAAAAACCTGTGGAGGCCGATTTGAGGATAAGAAGTTAGTTTTCCTCTGTTAGGCCACTGGTTCTCAAATTTGACTGCCATCTAGAATTACtagagaaacttaaaaaatatgaatgGATGCCTGGGTCCTAtacctagagattctgatttaattggcctTGGAAAACCAAAGGCTTTTAGAtttttccaggtgattctaaatATGTTGTCAGGTGAATTCCACTAGGCCATAGTGGCTTTCAACCCAATTGAATATTAGAATCAAGTGGGGGAACTTTTAAGATAATAtgaaagacaatccacagaatgagagaaaacatttacaaatcacatatctgataagaaacttgtatcaaggctgaggcaggcagatcatctgaggtcaggagtttgagaccagcctggcccacatggagaaaccccatctctactaaaaatataaaaattagctgggggtggtggtggtcacctccaattccagctactcgggaggctgaggcaggaggattgcttgattctgggtggcagaggctgcagtgagccaagatcatgccactgcactccagcctgggtgacagagtgagactctgtaaaaataaaaaaaaaaaagtataaaaaatgcaTACAGAACTCcaataattcaataataaaaagataaatagccTAACCAGTtaataaatgggcaaatgatctgaatagagaGTTCTCTAAAAAGAATAGAccaatggctaataagcacatgaaaagatgcttagcatcattagttattagagaAATAGCAAATcaaaccatgatgagatatcacttcacgtCCACCAGGATGGCTATAATAGAAAAGATGAACAATAACAAGTGTCGGCAAGGGTGAGGATAAATTGGAGccctcattcactgctggtgagaatgtacaATGGTGCAGTTGCTTTGGCAACAGTTTGAcgattcctcaaaaagttaaacatagagttaccatatgacccagcaattttactgCTGGCAAATACCTAAGAGAGTTGAAAACAtacgtccacacaaaaatctgtatgCAAATgctcatagtagcattattcataatagccaaaaagtgatgaatagaaaaacaaaatgtagtatagccatacaatggaatattatttggccatgaaGAGTGAAGTTCTGGtgcatgcaacaacatggatgaaacttgaaacatggatgaaacttgaaaacattatgctaagtgaaagaaacgagacacaaaaagccacatatcgtatgattctacttataaaaaaagtccagaataggcaaattcatagggccaaagtagatcagtggtttccagggatttaagggagggaggaagcagggtGATGGTAAATGGGTATGGTATTTCTTTAtggagtaatgaaaatgttctggaatcagATAGTGGTGATTCATTcataactttgtgaatatactaaaaaatctctgaattttacactttaaaacaGCAAACTTTATAGTAcctgaattatatctcaataaagttattatctaaaataaagaaaaaaaacttagtaTCAATCCTTCCCCCCAGcctagaccaattaaatcagaatttccgGAAGTGGGAGGACTTGGGCacagatattttttcattttaaagttcttGATATAAAGCcagcaatgattttttaaaaagaattttgtagagatgggttctttctatgttgcccaggctggtcttgaactcctgggctcaagcattcatcccgccttggcctcccaaagtgctaggatcacaaaggtgtgagccatcatcCCCAGCCAGCATTATTGATTATATAGGAGACAAAAAGCTACTATTAATTTAGTTCTATGCCATTTCCTTcttaccaaaaccaaaacaaaacacctgtGTATATGAATTCAAATTCAGTTAAAttgtaaatttcatttaaaaatgaatctgaTTTTATTTGGCTCTTCAGTGTGGGTATACGGGATGTTGCTTCAAATAAACTTAAAAGAAATGCAAGTAGgtaaataattattaacataccccaaaacaagagcaaaaaaatgcttttgtttgCATTGAAATTTGAATCAAAGACACAAAGTGGTTTGTTGTTTTAGAAAAATTCttgagggccaggcgcagtggctcacacctgtaatcccagcactttgggaggccgaggcggtggatcacctgaggttgggagttcgagacaagcctgaccaacatggagaaaccccgtctctactaaaaatagaaaattagccgggcatggtggtgcatacctgttaatcccagctactcgggaggctgaggcaggagaatcacctgaacccagagggcggaggttgcagtcagctgagatcgcaccattgcactccagcctgggcaacaagagcgaaactccgtctccagaaaaaaaaaaaaaaagaaaaattttggaagGTGTCTTGGTTGCAAAGTTGATTCCCAGTTTCTCAGTGCTTCAGTGGTCTATTTCTCAGGTGGTCATAGCCAACTTGGGTTTTAGTTCTGGCTTTGCTCACCATTTGTTTGGTGACTTCAGACAAACCAGCTAATGTTTCTAGGCCTTATACaatcattagaaaagaaaaaaaaaaagaaataatattgtcCTGTGCCAACAATGAGGATACCATGGGAAATGAGATCAATGTGTTCTCTTCACTTATGGAGTTGATAAACTAGTTTCAGGTTCTTTGCTTTTAAAGATTGAACTAAATGCTCTCCAGATTCTTTGATCTTTTATTGGGATAGCAGTAAAGGTAGATGATGGACCAGAGAGATAACTCCCCTCTGGAGTCTTTCACCTTTCATGATATAAGGGAATAGATCTATGAATTTCTTGGGGAGGCTATTCTCTGAATTTGGTGCAGAAAACACATTAAAGCAAACTCTTgggttatattttttcttatctcttcATCCCACTCTTGCAATGGGcaataaacaaagtaaaaatgtttcaaaatattttaattcctttacaAAAACCTGTATCACAACTTAAAAACAAATCTATTtgtaggttgggcatggtggctcatgcttgtaatcccagcactttgggaggccaaggtggtcagatcacttgaggccaggagtttgagaccaggctagccaacatggtgaaaccccgtctatactaaaaaaatagaaaaattagctgggcgtggtggtgcatacctgtaatcccagctacttaagagactgaggcaggagaattgtttgaactcggtgggtggaggttgcagtgagctgagattgcaccactgcacttcagcctgggcaacagagcaagactctgtctcaaaaacaaacaaacaaagaaacagatctatttttgtgtctgtgtcagGCACTAAAGCCACCTCCAAATATATCACTCAGTCAGGAAATTGGCCCAATGCATGATTAATATTAATGTCTCAGgaatatagatttaaaaattgtGAGTGCCTAGCTGTGGTGCTCAATGCTAACAGAAAGCCATGTACTGCCTTCTGGGTGAAAACATGCTCCATTGTTCCATTCAAAAGAGgatgaaaataatattgaaatgttAACTTTTGAACTCTCAGTATAATTATCCCCTGAAGAGGTCCTACATCTTCTGCCAAGAGAAAACCTTTGCTGGAGATCTGTTCATTtagttaattaatatattttgctCTCAGGAAGAAAAATTATCCTTATATTCTTGTTCTaagcaaatgatttttttttcccccaggaaacAAGATTTTGGTGAAGCAGTCGCCCATGCTTGTAGCGTACGACAATGCGGTCAACCTTAGCTGCAAGTATTCCTACAATCTCTTCTCAAGGGAGTTCCGGGCATCCCTTCACAAAGGACTGGATAGTGCTGTGGAAGTCTGTGTTGTATATGGGAATTACTCCCAGCAGCTTCAGGTTTACTCAAAAACGGGGTTCAACTGTGATGGGAAATTGGGCAATGAATCAGTGACATTCTACCTCCAGAATTTGTATGTTAACCAAACAGATATTTACTTCTGCAAAATTGAAGTTATGTATCCTCCTCCTTACCTAGACAATGAGAAGAGCAATGGAACCATTATCCATGTGAAAGGTAACATACAACTTTACCAGTGTACCACCCTAAAGTAATGGTTTTCAAATGCAGTCCTGAAAACTGGGTTGTGGTCAGTGGTGGGGTTGAATAAGGCCTAAGTGATTTGATACTAACAAAGACAaataatgttttcagaaaaatttttcCCTTTACTGTAGAGGAGATTCAAGGttatattttgaatatctttattttcctttgctgaCATTGAGCGGGAGAGTAAGTGATGAAGTTACCGCATGTGGGAACAgatcatttttctccattccagTGGATCATGGCAGAAAAGAGGTTACCATTAAAATGTAAGCCCAGGTGCCCTCAAGTAACAGCTGGGTCTAATGGGTTAAGACTCAGGAAGACTCACTTCTATTtctaattaattctttttttgtgctCCATAATCTTCCTCTGTAAAAGtacctttccattttctttttccttccttccttccttccttccttccttccttccttttcttttctttttctttttctttttttttgagacggactctcgctctgtcgcccaggctggagtgcagtggcgggatctcagttcactgcaagctctgcctcccgggttcacgtcattctcctgcctcagcctcccgatcagctgggactacagggcccgccaccacgcctggcttattttttgtatatttatttatttatttattttaattaattaatttttttttttgagagggagtcttgctctgtcgcccaggctggaatgcggtggcgcgatctcggctcactgcaagctccgcctcccaggttcatgccattctcctgcctcagcctcctgagtagctgggactacaggtacctgccaccatgcccggctaattttttgtatttttagtagacagggtttcaccttgttagccaggatggtctcgatttcctgacctcgtgacccgcccgtgttggcctcccaaagtgctgggattacaggcgtgagccaccgcgcccagccattttttgtacttttagtagagacggggtttcaccgtgttagcaaggatggtctcaatctcctgacctcgtgatctgcccacctgggcctcccaaagtgctgtgattacaggcgtaagccaccgcgcccagcccgtacctttccattttctaaaatatacaaagaatgctGGACTAGAAACCGGGGGACATAAAATTTGCTATTAAtcaactgtgtgatcttggataagtCACCTAACTTTTTCATAGTCAAAAACTCAGTACAACTGTTAAGCAGTATTTGTGAATTAGTGAAAATAAGTCTACTGAACTTTTGTTGATGTTATGTTCTGCCTAAATGTTAGGGAGAAAAATCATGATTCCCCAACTCAGAAGAATACAGTATTGGTAGCAACAAGTAAAGTTTGATTTTTTGGTATACTTTGTGGATATATCatagcttttcatttttgtggaaTGATAATAAGAAACACATATGTTCAGTTTTGTACTGAATCCTAGCATAATGCCAATGAATGGTTTTTCTTCAATGCTGGAACAGAGCCATGCTGATGAAAAATAGGATACTAAATAAGGAAAGAATTGTTAATGTGGCAGATAAGCTTTTGTGTTCTGGCAAAATAGAGACAATTAATGTGTGAATATTTTGTTTGCTGAGTCCTATTTAGATTTCTAATATCTGTAATATCcaaacagaatattttaattgtatCAAGTCAAAGGTTAAAAAATTATGCTATTTTGCTTGTAGCTAAgagtgaaatattttttcctatatgaAAGGCATGCTACTTTAggatagtattttatatatatgtatacacacatatacacatatcatTTATGTTAGAACTGAGAAGGACACCAATGATCCTGTACTTAGTAATTTTCAATCCTATCTGTATATTATAAATCTGAGTAGGTTTTAAAAGAAATACCAATGCCTAGTTCCAGCCCTGAGATTCTGATGTAATTGATATGGGTTGAGGAAGGGGTGCTGGACATCAGTATATTTTCAAACTTTCTCGGATAATTTATTGTGCAGCTAGGATGGAAAATCAATGGACTAGAGGATTTTTGGTATGCTTTCTAGTTctaattttctctaattttgaatAGAATTCTATAGGTTCCTTCTCATCCCCTTTTGATTCCTAAAGATACAAAGTGATTTGTTTGTCATTATATAATCTATGAGACAGGGTTGGAACTAGAAATTTATCCTCTGATTAGCAGTCCAGTGTTCTGACTGCCATATTAGGCTGATGATTTTCTTAAGGCTTGAAAACATGCATATTATTTAACTTATTCCAAGGATGCAGTTTAGGGTCTAGATTAACTATCTTCTGATGGGAGAAACGGATAAAGTTAGGTTAAGGCCATTGGAAGTCACCGTTTTGAATCACACAGTAGAATCCACAAAGTCAAGTGAATACAAGTCTACCAGTGTACCATCCTAACGTAATGGCTTTCAACTGTGGTCGTGAAAACTGACCAGATCATGGTCAGTGGTGGGGTTGGGTAAGTCTCAAAGAGGAAATCTATTCACTCTAAGCTGGtgatatgtttaatatttttatttctttcacatttttctctgaTGTTCACAAGGAAGGAAATGCACTCAATTGCTATTCCTGTATCATTTAATCCactctattttgtttttcagggaAACACCTTTGTCCAAGTCCCCTATTTCCCGGACCTTCTAAGCCCTTTTGGGTGCTGGTGGTGGTTGGTGGAGTCCTGGCTTGCTATAGCTTGCTAGTAACagtggcctttattattttctgggtAAGAGAAGCAGCACTGCTTTTATGTAACTTTTCCACTGCACATGAAATCTGAACACATTCAAGAATTTTGCCTATgtggtttattttctgtttaatataGGATGATGATTTTCTTTTCCCCATGCTTGAGTAGGTTCTCTTTTAGCTTGTTCAACTCTATCTGAGATAAAAATCTGATATGAGTTAGATTTCCCAGAAGGCATTGAGTAGGTGGTGAGGCAAAATAAGAAGCTAAATGGGTAAATTAGGGTGGAGGGATTAGGAGCAGTTGCCTTTCTTCTCCCCATTTTGCAATATAATTATGACACATAAAACAGTTTTAatgcgtatatatgtataaacaccTAGGCAACTTGGGAAGCTAGGCAACTGAAGCCAATGGACAATGTTGGCTTGATCAAAAATCATGAGAAACTTGGCTACTGAAATTGTGTATTCAAACCTAGCAAAGAAACTAGATCTGTTTATCTgagtcatatttttttttctcctctgaagcAGTTGAATTGTGTGAGGCCAAGTATGGTGCTGTCATTATGAAACTATAATGGGAGTTAGAATTTTCTGAGCTCTCACCACTGAATTGAAGTACTAACTTTTGCAAATGTTTACGTAATAAATGTGgtgtatttttctttaccttcctCAACATTGAATTTTTGGCCTGGGTTTGAACACATTTTGATGAACGCACCTACAGTTAAGAACGTACCCCTGAGTGACCCTTGTTCTTACTCAGAAACTTCTTAGGTACATAGTATGGTACAGAATGTATTGACTCCATgttgtctttgaatttttttctagaagttacATGCATGGATGAGTCATTTCTTCAATGAGAAATGTATTCTCAAACATAAAAGACTATTTCTCTTGATAGTCTCCAAAAGACTATTTCTCTTGATATTCTCCATTTGATATTAAGTACATTTGGTGCTTAATGAATGCTTATTGGATTGATGAATTGATAACCTCCAGAGAGGTCAAATTAAGGATTTAAATGAGTCTGCCTGAAGTATGATACTCATCTTTAAGGCATAATCTGTATATGTACCTAATTCATAGATGGGTCAGTGATTTCTGAAAGCCATATCATATGAAGTCATTCTGTTTACTGTCAGCTTGGTGACTGCGGGTACAGACCTGGATCCACAGCCATGCCTTCCTATTATCCAGTCTTAGATTCTTTTAGACTCTTCTTGGCCTATTGCCAAAGCTTACCTTTCAGTTGTTCCCCACATGCTCCTTGC encodes:
- the CD28 gene encoding T-cell-specific surface glycoprotein CD28 isoform 1 precursor (isoform 1 precursor is encoded by transcript variant 1); the encoded protein is MLRLLLALNLFPSIQVTGNKILVKQSPMLVAYDNAVNLSCKYSYNLFSREFRASLHKGLDSAVEVCVVYGNYSQQLQVYSKTGFNCDGKLGNESVTFYLQNLYVNQTDIYFCKIEVMYPPPYLDNEKSNGTIIHVKGKHLCPSPLFPGPSKPFWVLVVVGGVLACYSLLVTVAFIIFWVRSKRSRLLHSDYMNMTPRRPGPTRKHYQPYAPPRDFAAYRS
- the CD28 gene encoding T-cell-specific surface glycoprotein CD28 isoform 4 (isoform 4 is encoded by transcript variant 4), giving the protein MPCGLSALIMCPKGMVAVVVAVDDGDSQALAGNKILVKQSPMLVAYDNAVNLSCKYSYNLFSREFRASLHKGLDSAVEVCVVYGNYSQQLQVYSKTGFNCDGKLGNESVTFYLQNLYVNQTDIYFCKIEVMYPPPYLDNEKSNGTIIHVKGKHLCPSPLFPGPSKPFWVLVVVGGVLACYSLLVTVAFIIFWVRSKRSRLLHSDYMNMTPRRPGPTRKHYQPYAPPRDFAAYRS
- the CD28 gene encoding T-cell-specific surface glycoprotein CD28 isoform 2 precursor (isoform 2 precursor is encoded by transcript variant 2), with product MLRLLLALNLFPSIQVTGNKILVKQSPMLVAYDNAVNLSWKHLCPSPLFPGPSKPFWVLVVVGGVLACYSLLVTVAFIIFWVRSKRSRLLHSDYMNMTPRRPGPTRKHYQPYAPPRDFAAYRS